One Halosegnis longus DNA window includes the following coding sequences:
- a CDS encoding uracil-xanthine permease family protein, whose product MGTTGDETDDRDALVEYGIDDKPPLDRALLLGAQHYLTMIGANIAVPLLLANAMGMPQQFRAQFIGTFFVVSGVATLAQTTIGNRYPIVQGAPFSMLGPGLAIVSSNAFVSGVGWETKLLFLQGAIIAAGVAEVFIGYLGLVGRLREYLSPVVVTPVVTLIGLSLFDAPQVTAATNNWYLLLLTLGLIVLFSQYLDKQSRVFGLFPILLGIVGAWVVAAVGSTTGVIPSGDPAYIDLSLIASADPIQVVYPLQWGVPEFGVSFAIGMFAGVLASIIESFADYHAVARMSGVGAPSAKRINHGIGMEGLANIFSGLMGTGGSTSYSENVGAIGLTGVASRYVVQIGAVLMLVAGFVGYFGQLVATIPDPIVGGLYIAMFGQIVAVGLSNLKYVDLDSSRNIFIIGMAIFAGMAVPQYMGGLSGYTALQSGFASVPVLGSVLGTEVVARTVYIVGGVQMAVGGVIAFVLDNTVAGTREERGLLDWERIAEGDDEFQTFLERLRS is encoded by the coding sequence ATGGGCACAACCGGGGACGAGACGGACGACCGCGACGCGCTCGTCGAGTACGGCATCGACGACAAACCGCCGCTGGACAGGGCGCTCCTGTTGGGCGCACAACACTACCTGACGATGATCGGGGCGAACATCGCGGTCCCGCTGCTGCTCGCGAACGCGATGGGGATGCCACAGCAGTTTCGCGCGCAGTTCATCGGGACCTTCTTCGTCGTCTCGGGCGTCGCGACGCTGGCTCAGACGACCATCGGGAACCGGTATCCGATCGTCCAAGGTGCACCGTTCTCGATGCTCGGACCGGGACTCGCCATCGTCTCCTCGAACGCCTTCGTCTCCGGCGTCGGCTGGGAGACGAAGCTCCTGTTCTTGCAGGGAGCGATCATCGCCGCGGGCGTCGCCGAGGTGTTCATCGGCTATCTCGGCCTCGTCGGCCGGCTCCGCGAGTATCTTTCCCCCGTGGTCGTCACGCCGGTCGTCACCCTCATCGGGCTATCGCTGTTCGACGCCCCGCAGGTGACGGCCGCAACGAACAACTGGTATCTGCTCCTCCTGACGCTCGGACTCATCGTGTTGTTCTCACAGTATCTCGACAAACAGTCGCGCGTCTTCGGGCTGTTCCCCATCTTGCTCGGTATCGTCGGCGCGTGGGTCGTGGCCGCGGTCGGCTCTACGACCGGCGTCATTCCGTCGGGTGATCCCGCCTACATCGACCTCAGTCTCATCGCGAGCGCCGATCCCATCCAAGTCGTCTACCCGCTCCAGTGGGGCGTCCCGGAGTTCGGCGTCTCGTTCGCCATCGGGATGTTCGCGGGCGTGCTCGCGTCCATCATCGAATCGTTCGCCGATTACCACGCCGTCGCCCGGATGTCCGGCGTCGGCGCGCCCTCGGCAAAGCGCATCAACCACGGCATCGGGATGGAGGGTCTCGCCAACATCTTCTCCGGGCTGATGGGGACCGGCGGGTCGACCTCCTACTCCGAGAACGTCGGCGCAATCGGGCTGACGGGCGTCGCCTCCCGCTACGTCGTCCAGATCGGCGCAGTCCTCATGCTCGTGGCCGGCTTCGTGGGCTACTTCGGCCAACTGGTCGCGACGATTCCAGACCCCATCGTCGGGGGACTCTACATCGCGATGTTCGGGCAGATCGTCGCGGTCGGGCTCTCGAATCTGAAGTACGTCGACTTGGACTCCTCGCGCAACATCTTCATCATCGGGATGGCCATCTTCGCCGGAATGGCCGTACCACAGTACATGGGCGGGCTGTCGGGGTACACGGCGCTCCAATCGGGCTTCGCGTCCGTGCCCGTCCTCGGGTCCGTGCTCGGGACGGAGGTCGTCGCCCGGACGGTCTACATCGTCGGCGGCGTCCAGATGGCCGTCGGCGGCGTCATCGCGTTCGTCCTCGACAACACCGTCGCGGGGACTCGCGAGGAGCGCGGGCTGCTCGACTGGGAGCGCATCGCCGAGGGCGACGACGAGTTCCAGACGTTCCTCGAACGCCTGCGCTCGTGA
- a CDS encoding DUF7527 domain-containing protein, whose amino-acid sequence MNWVDTIADWQTRRVDDGYPGLHDLADAGFSGGVSTGDSWLLFVNGTAVSVTDHSEGGPTPGDIERFEDAPLTAYESPHPSLPLLAAMQFGDTEERGTYYTEETPLSEVEETLEDGGFTGYVELSENVLSGDYYTVYQAGRSMHAAFVGSSETLRTDEEAREAAHDEVGLYEVVAASIDVVEIPDAAEPEPESTPAATASLDESNDAGAAGDAPDVESEPDSEAPNEAPTAEPVADDTGTEVYTDPDAGSVTADADDDEESPPADSEAHTEGDTEPDEESDGPTDTDPAPATPADEPATEETRIKETPAEETPPTDAVSRVTEPDEEPDSEELVGDDAAASSDDAGVPNAPSSSPTRSASTTQRTSATEQLAARSIPSVDPERTGGSTSAQSTRNSRTPRQRKQRDQSRTQQATTRQSTRQQESTQPDAEELDAVRSELETVRESLETAETERDEARAQLETAREELAAAETAREELEAERDDLKREVESLQSRVDELESQLGDVATDGPSLPAPEAFGGTNLFVRYDSKGKTTVETAHDGDGSPAELAENLRLVHHTQFETEGATVHGEPFEQWLYSTQQYRFAEWLVGRLVFEIRETDTTSKLSELYDALPDIDRIELAGSVAVPDGNEEVDIGFDIVCRDRMGDPLFVADLDASRQPVSDGQMASLVQDSGLVCEAESTFAGAFFVSAAFFEPGALETARDATSGSLLSRDSRLSYVKQSRKRGYHLALVESRDDGFHLSVPDL is encoded by the coding sequence ATGAACTGGGTCGATACGATCGCTGACTGGCAGACCCGCCGCGTCGACGACGGCTACCCCGGTCTCCACGACCTCGCCGACGCCGGCTTCTCCGGCGGTGTCTCGACGGGCGACTCGTGGCTCCTCTTCGTCAACGGCACCGCCGTCTCCGTCACCGATCACTCCGAGGGTGGCCCGACGCCGGGCGACATCGAGCGCTTCGAGGATGCACCGCTCACGGCCTACGAATCTCCCCACCCCTCGCTCCCGCTGTTGGCCGCGATGCAGTTCGGCGACACCGAGGAGCGCGGAACATACTACACGGAGGAGACGCCCCTCTCGGAGGTGGAGGAGACGCTCGAGGACGGCGGCTTCACCGGCTACGTCGAACTCTCCGAGAACGTCCTCTCCGGTGACTACTACACCGTCTACCAGGCCGGCCGGTCGATGCACGCCGCCTTCGTCGGCAGCAGCGAGACGCTGCGCACCGACGAGGAGGCCCGCGAGGCTGCCCACGACGAGGTCGGTCTCTACGAGGTCGTCGCCGCGTCCATCGACGTGGTCGAGATTCCCGACGCGGCGGAGCCGGAGCCGGAATCGACGCCGGCCGCGACGGCATCTCTCGACGAGTCGAACGACGCTGGGGCGGCCGGAGACGCCCCCGACGTGGAGTCGGAGCCGGACTCTGAGGCCCCCAACGAGGCTCCGACGGCGGAGCCTGTCGCAGACGACACCGGGACCGAGGTGTACACCGACCCGGACGCCGGCTCCGTCACCGCGGATGCAGACGACGACGAGGAGTCACCCCCTGCCGATAGTGAGGCGCACACGGAGGGCGACACCGAGCCGGACGAGGAGTCGGACGGCCCGACCGACACCGACCCAGCGCCCGCCACTCCAGCCGACGAGCCGGCGACGGAGGAAACCCGCATAAAAGAGACGCCGGCCGAGGAAACCCCGCCGACGGATGCCGTCTCTCGCGTCACCGAGCCGGACGAGGAGCCGGACAGCGAGGAACTGGTCGGTGACGACGCCGCGGCGTCGAGCGACGACGCGGGCGTTCCGAACGCGCCGTCGTCGTCGCCGACGCGTTCAGCGTCGACGACACAGCGCACGTCCGCGACCGAACAGCTCGCCGCCCGGTCGATTCCGTCCGTCGACCCCGAGCGAACCGGAGGAAGCACCTCGGCGCAGTCGACCCGCAACTCCCGTACGCCCCGACAACGGAAACAGCGGGACCAGTCGCGCACACAGCAGGCGACGACCCGACAGTCCACGCGCCAACAGGAGTCGACCCAGCCCGACGCCGAGGAACTCGACGCGGTTCGTTCGGAACTGGAGACCGTCCGGGAGTCGCTGGAGACGGCGGAGACCGAGCGCGACGAGGCGCGCGCACAACTGGAGACGGCCCGCGAGGAGCTGGCGGCGGCCGAGACCGCCCGCGAGGAACTCGAAGCCGAGCGGGACGACCTCAAGCGGGAGGTCGAATCCCTCCAGTCGCGAGTGGACGAGCTCGAATCGCAACTCGGTGACGTGGCGACCGACGGGCCGTCGCTGCCGGCCCCGGAGGCGTTCGGCGGGACGAACCTCTTCGTCCGGTACGACTCGAAGGGGAAGACGACGGTCGAGACCGCTCACGACGGCGACGGGTCGCCCGCGGAACTCGCGGAGAATCTCCGACTCGTCCACCACACGCAGTTCGAGACCGAGGGGGCGACCGTCCACGGCGAGCCGTTCGAGCAGTGGCTCTACTCCACCCAGCAGTACCGGTTTGCCGAGTGGCTCGTCGGCCGGCTCGTCTTCGAGATTCGCGAGACCGACACGACGAGCAAGCTCTCGGAGCTGTACGACGCGCTGCCGGACATCGACCGCATCGAACTCGCGGGGTCGGTCGCCGTCCCCGACGGCAACGAGGAGGTGGACATCGGCTTCGATATCGTCTGTCGCGACCGGATGGGCGACCCGCTGTTCGTCGCCGACCTCGACGCCTCCCGCCAGCCGGTCTCGGACGGACAGATGGCGTCGCTCGTCCAGGATTCGGGGCTGGTGTGTGAAGCAGAGTCGACGTTCGCGGGGGCCTTCTTCGTCTCGGCGGCCTTCTTCGAGCCGGGCGCACTGGAGACCGCACGCGACGCGACGAGCGGGAGTCTGTTGAGTCGCGACTCGCGGCTCAGCTACGTGAAGCAGTCGCGAAAACGCGGCTACCACCTCGCGCTCGTCGAATCACGCGACGACGGGTTCCATCTCTCGGTGCCGGACCTCTAG
- a CDS encoding adenylosuccinate synthase, whose protein sequence is MTVTIVGAQLGDEGKGGIVDVYGDAADIVVRYQGGDNAGHTVVHEGNEYKLSLVPSGAVRGKVGILGNGCVVNPETLFDELSELRERGLDPDVRVARRAHVIMPYHRVLDGIEEKAKSESDDEIGTTGRGIGPTYEDKAGRRGIRVGDLLAPDVLRDRLERVVPEKRAIVADVFGVPVEDLDNPDALDVDAMYEHARAYGERLAGQTVNAGQFIADARSEGKQVMFEGAQGTIIDIDHGNYPFVTSSNPTAGGAAVGSGTSPGVVGQGEVLGIVKGYLTRVGSGPMPTELGGVEGDTPGYGEQGSGENEEIATYIREEGGEYGTVTGRPRRVAWLDMPMLRHSARVNGFTGLAINHIDVLAGLDEVKVGHSYTLDGEETMTMPATTEEWSRCEANLRTFDGWAAFDSAAVAEEGYEAIPANARAYLEYVSEELDTPVYCVGVGPGREETVVAEDVW, encoded by the coding sequence ATGACTGTCACAATCGTCGGCGCTCAGCTCGGCGACGAAGGGAAAGGCGGCATCGTGGACGTGTACGGCGATGCGGCCGATATCGTCGTCCGATACCAGGGCGGCGACAACGCTGGTCACACGGTCGTCCACGAGGGCAACGAGTACAAGCTCTCGCTCGTTCCCTCCGGCGCGGTCCGCGGCAAGGTCGGTATTCTGGGGAACGGCTGCGTCGTCAACCCCGAGACGCTGTTCGATGAACTGTCCGAGCTCCGCGAGCGGGGACTCGACCCCGACGTGCGGGTCGCTCGCCGCGCACACGTCATCATGCCGTACCACCGCGTCCTCGACGGCATCGAGGAGAAGGCCAAAAGCGAGAGCGACGACGAAATCGGCACGACGGGCCGCGGTATCGGCCCGACCTACGAGGACAAGGCCGGCCGCCGCGGCATCCGCGTCGGTGACCTGCTCGCGCCCGACGTGCTCCGCGACCGACTCGAACGCGTCGTTCCGGAGAAGCGCGCCATCGTGGCGGACGTGTTCGGCGTCCCGGTCGAGGACCTCGACAACCCCGACGCGCTCGACGTGGACGCGATGTACGAACACGCCCGCGCGTACGGCGAGCGACTGGCCGGCCAGACGGTCAACGCCGGCCAGTTCATCGCCGACGCCCGCAGCGAGGGCAAGCAGGTGATGTTCGAAGGTGCACAGGGCACCATCATCGACATCGACCACGGGAACTACCCGTTCGTCACCTCCTCGAACCCGACCGCCGGGGGCGCGGCTGTCGGCTCCGGCACCAGCCCCGGCGTCGTCGGACAGGGTGAGGTACTCGGCATCGTGAAGGGGTATCTGACCCGCGTCGGCTCCGGGCCGATGCCGACCGAACTCGGCGGCGTCGAGGGTGACACCCCCGGCTACGGCGAGCAGGGCAGCGGCGAAAACGAGGAGATAGCGACCTACATCCGCGAGGAGGGCGGCGAGTACGGTACCGTCACCGGTCGCCCGCGCCGCGTCGCGTGGCTCGACATGCCAATGCTCCGCCACTCCGCCCGCGTCAACGGGTTCACCGGCCTCGCAATCAACCACATCGACGTGCTCGCCGGACTGGACGAGGTGAAAGTCGGACACAGCTACACGCTCGACGGCGAGGAGACGATGACGATGCCCGCCACCACCGAGGAGTGGAGCCGGTGTGAGGCGAACCTCCGCACGTTCGACGGCTGGGCGGCGTTCGACTCCGCGGCCGTCGCCGAGGAGGGGTACGAGGCGATTCCAGCGAACGCCCGCGCGTACCTCGAGTACGTGAGCGAGGAGCTGGACACGCCGGTCTACTGCGTCGGCGTCGGTCCCGGCCGCGAGGAGACGGTCGTCGCCGAAGACGTCTGGTAA
- a CDS encoding methytransferase partner Trm112 has protein sequence MQESLLDIVCCPLDKSDLELEAIRRDDDEVLEGRLVCTECSEEYPIEDGIPNLLPPDMREA, from the coding sequence ATGCAAGAGTCTCTGCTGGACATCGTCTGCTGTCCGCTGGACAAGTCCGACCTCGAACTGGAGGCGATTCGCCGCGACGACGACGAGGTGCTCGAAGGCCGGCTCGTCTGCACCGAGTGCAGCGAGGAGTACCCCATCGAGGACGGGATCCCGAACCTCCTGCCGCCGGATATGCGCGAGGCCTGA
- a CDS encoding DUF7524 family protein: MTDRLVVQINRTGVHSLDVPETFETDDSFLVVLRNHGESTHAHLHLGDQLSTVGRIDATNHYLDGGTTRHVSVDIDAEPGTRHRGRLKIVVGHGAETRFVSVVIDAADNTVRVDPDLSTPSRSQPDTVFGGLDPLAVGAVASATLCLLLLAAALVASAANVVFVVFAVFAVLAGLLAAGLFAIR; the protein is encoded by the coding sequence GTGACCGACCGACTCGTCGTCCAAATCAACCGGACGGGCGTCCACTCGCTCGACGTGCCCGAAACGTTCGAGACGGACGACTCCTTCCTCGTCGTGCTCCGCAACCACGGCGAGTCGACCCACGCCCATCTCCACCTCGGCGACCAGCTCTCCACCGTCGGTCGAATCGACGCCACCAACCACTATCTCGACGGCGGCACCACCAGACACGTGAGCGTCGATATCGACGCCGAGCCGGGTACCAGACACCGCGGCCGGCTCAAGATCGTCGTCGGCCACGGCGCGGAAACCCGATTCGTCTCCGTCGTCATCGACGCCGCGGATAACACAGTTCGCGTCGACCCGGACCTCTCGACGCCGTCGCGGTCTCAACCGGACACCGTCTTCGGCGGCCTCGACCCCCTCGCCGTCGGCGCGGTCGCGTCGGCGACGCTGTGTCTGCTCCTCCTCGCGGCTGCGCTCGTCGCCTCCGCCGCGAACGTCGTCTTCGTCGTCTTCGCCGTCTTCGCCGTTCTCGCGGGGCTGCTCGCGGCCGGGCTGTTCGCTATTCGGTAG
- a CDS encoding DR2241 family protein — protein sequence MTAPAVARLSSAVREQPVACDGLHAEYDGDYRLSIPDAGVEETGLSEEAFETLAADHEAYVTNWAYWSEDRADADDAFLRWLEAADELSVPERYESLRAGMTRSWGELRIEARLDDGERRYEIRHADDVGADGLEAHDEPLDARSLVTYDDDGRYRPLKTAPSLPHGWVFPEQTGRECVETVEYIYPATVANWYLERQGELDIDHWESTIGRQSGIYGVVKTWNRGDSYEHVNWVAEACCDDSQCVKRREWQYDDETDLDVPGGDGEFPCREPCSLVIAAARKWTRLEGEQEQTYEFTLTPSEKEQVEEIIDAVADGRADEIREADTSDPANRYRARYLRAKRFDDDGNLSGTSTDATE from the coding sequence ATGACCGCGCCAGCAGTCGCACGACTTTCCAGCGCCGTCCGCGAGCAACCGGTCGCGTGTGACGGGCTTCACGCCGAGTACGACGGCGACTACCGGCTCTCGATTCCCGACGCCGGGGTCGAGGAGACGGGGCTGAGCGAGGAGGCGTTCGAGACGCTCGCCGCCGACCACGAGGCGTACGTCACGAACTGGGCCTACTGGAGCGAGGACCGCGCCGACGCCGACGACGCCTTCCTCCGCTGGCTCGAAGCCGCCGACGAACTGTCCGTCCCCGAGCGCTACGAGTCGCTCCGTGCAGGGATGACCCGCTCGTGGGGCGAACTCCGCATCGAGGCGCGACTCGACGACGGAGAGCGTCGCTACGAGATTCGCCACGCCGACGACGTCGGGGCGGATGGCCTCGAAGCACACGACGAGCCGCTGGACGCGCGCTCGCTCGTCACCTACGACGACGACGGTCGCTACCGGCCGCTGAAGACCGCGCCGTCGCTCCCGCACGGCTGGGTGTTTCCCGAGCAGACCGGCCGCGAGTGCGTCGAGACGGTCGAGTACATCTACCCCGCGACGGTCGCGAACTGGTATCTCGAACGGCAGGGCGAACTCGACATCGACCACTGGGAGTCGACTATCGGTCGCCAGAGCGGGATTTACGGCGTCGTCAAGACGTGGAACCGGGGCGACAGCTACGAGCACGTCAACTGGGTCGCGGAGGCGTGTTGTGACGACTCGCAGTGTGTGAAACGCCGGGAGTGGCAGTACGACGATGAGACCGACCTCGACGTGCCGGGCGGCGACGGCGAGTTCCCGTGTCGCGAGCCGTGTTCGCTCGTCATCGCGGCCGCGCGCAAGTGGACGCGACTGGAGGGCGAACAGGAACAGACGTACGAGTTCACCCTGACGCCCAGCGAGAAGGAGCAGGTCGAGGAGATCATCGACGCCGTCGCCGACGGGCGCGCCGACGAGATTCGGGAGGCGGACACCTCGGACCCGGCCAACCGCTACCGGGCGCGGTATCTCCGGGCGAAGCGGTTCGACGACGACGGGAATCTGAGCGGAACGTCGACCGACGCTACCGAATAG
- a CDS encoding CbiX/SirB N-terminal domain-containing protein — MQALVVVAHGSHLNPDSSTPTYRHADTVRETGVFDEVATAFWKEEPSFREVLRTLDSEEVYVVPLFISEGYFTEQVIPRELRLEEFDVEQWDSDGTSASSTTLRASDVDKTVHYCGPAGTHDAMTDVIVRRAESVTGDDEVGEGFGLAVVGHGTERNENSAKAIRYHADRIRESGRFDEVHDLYMDEEPEVDDVSDHFDTDDVVVVPLFIADGYHTQEDIPEDMGLTDDYRTGWDTPTEVDGVNIWYAGAVGTEPLMADVLLERARDAGADVGTAVEEVREQTRAGAD, encoded by the coding sequence ATGCAGGCTCTCGTCGTCGTTGCACACGGGTCGCATCTGAATCCCGACTCATCGACACCGACGTATCGCCACGCGGACACCGTCAGAGAGACGGGCGTCTTCGACGAGGTCGCGACCGCCTTCTGGAAGGAGGAGCCGTCCTTCCGCGAGGTGCTTCGCACCCTCGACTCCGAGGAGGTGTACGTGGTGCCGCTGTTCATCTCGGAGGGGTACTTCACCGAGCAGGTGATTCCCCGCGAACTCCGCTTAGAGGAGTTCGATGTCGAACAGTGGGACTCCGACGGGACGAGCGCCTCCTCGACGACGCTGCGTGCCAGCGACGTGGACAAGACCGTCCACTACTGTGGACCCGCCGGCACGCACGACGCCATGACGGATGTCATCGTCCGCCGCGCCGAGTCCGTCACCGGCGACGACGAGGTGGGCGAGGGGTTCGGACTCGCCGTCGTCGGCCACGGCACCGAGCGCAACGAGAACTCCGCGAAGGCAATCCGGTATCACGCCGACCGCATCCGCGAGTCGGGTCGGTTCGACGAGGTGCACGACCTCTACATGGACGAGGAGCCGGAGGTGGACGACGTGAGCGACCACTTCGACACCGACGACGTGGTCGTCGTCCCCCTCTTCATCGCAGACGGCTACCACACCCAGGAGGACATTCCCGAGGATATGGGACTGACCGACGACTACCGGACGGGCTGGGACACGCCGACAGAGGTCGACGGCGTGAACATCTGGTACGCCGGCGCGGTCGGGACGGAGCCGCTGATGGCGGACGTACTCCTCGAGCGCGCTCGCGACGCCGGCGCGGATGTCGGCACGGCCGTCGAGGAGGTCAGAGAACAGACCCGCGCGGGTGCCGATTAG
- a CDS encoding DUF7523 family protein, translated as MTLASETRAAVRREPFLHAALAAGVVNYTAAARYLDIGDEDEEAVAAALRRYAEDLSPPEPPDRSPPRVDMQSGLGPVDVADALLTVGDAAFGPVDGSLTAITISGDVAATDLGPVLARLAVEGIDVEATGGSDGHLVCLVDQSDGVDALRAVEETLDI; from the coding sequence ATGACGCTCGCCAGCGAGACGCGCGCCGCCGTCCGGCGCGAACCGTTCCTCCATGCTGCACTGGCCGCCGGGGTCGTCAACTACACCGCCGCGGCCCGGTATCTGGACATCGGTGACGAAGACGAGGAGGCCGTCGCAGCCGCGCTCCGCCGGTACGCCGAAGACCTCTCACCCCCCGAACCCCCCGATCGCTCGCCGCCACGCGTCGATATGCAGAGTGGACTCGGACCGGTCGACGTGGCCGACGCGCTCCTTACTGTCGGTGACGCCGCGTTCGGTCCCGTCGACGGGTCGCTCACCGCCATCACGATTTCGGGCGATGTGGCGGCGACCGACCTCGGGCCGGTGCTCGCGCGACTCGCCGTCGAGGGAATCGACGTTGAGGCGACCGGCGGGAGCGACGGCCACCTCGTCTGTCTCGTCGATCAGTCCGACGGGGTCGACGCGCTGCGAGCCGTCGAGGAGACGCTCGACATCTGA
- the cysS gene encoding cysteine--tRNA ligase has translation MTLRVLNTLSGELEPFEPADPDDVLLYYCGLTVSDFAHLGHARTWVHVDVVHRWLDHLGYDVRHVENITDVNEKIVARIGEDDLGDSERAVATTFTDQLLADMRALNLKRAEVYPRVTEHIPDIIDLVETLIEAGYAYETDGSVYFDVHSFEGYGKLSNQTLDAVEPQEDGDRSEKRNPADFALWKAGGVDSEAVADHRHADRQYDVDTPDGETWESPWGVGRPGWHIECSAMSMTHLDSSIDIHMGGRDLVFPHHENEIAQSEAATGEQFARYWLHADLFQMDDEKMSSSLGNFVPVTDAVPRFGVNPLRVFFLSASYNSTQTYSEAAIHEAEERWERLQSAYRRANDAADSSAAHTTVTDDTLHAGVEDARDSFTAAMNEDFNTREALTALSALASTVNTHLDDHDAYDYRGLRRAIETFETFGEDVFGLDFTGTSEGTATLADELVSLVLDVREDERTAGNYERADQLRDELEALGIEIQDTDDGTTYRL, from the coding sequence ATGACGCTGCGCGTGCTGAACACGCTCTCCGGTGAGCTAGAACCGTTCGAGCCAGCCGACCCCGACGACGTGCTTCTCTACTACTGTGGGCTGACCGTCTCGGACTTCGCTCACCTCGGCCACGCGCGGACGTGGGTCCACGTCGACGTGGTCCACCGGTGGCTCGACCACCTGGGCTACGACGTGCGCCACGTCGAGAACATCACTGACGTGAACGAGAAAATCGTCGCTCGCATCGGCGAGGACGACCTCGGCGACAGCGAGCGCGCCGTCGCGACGACGTTCACCGACCAGCTGCTCGCGGACATGCGCGCGCTCAACCTCAAGCGCGCCGAGGTGTACCCCCGCGTCACCGAGCACATCCCCGATATTATCGACCTCGTGGAGACGCTCATCGAGGCGGGCTACGCCTACGAGACCGACGGCTCCGTCTACTTCGACGTGCACAGCTTCGAGGGGTACGGGAAACTCTCGAACCAGACCCTCGACGCCGTCGAGCCACAGGAAGACGGCGACCGGAGCGAGAAGCGCAACCCCGCCGACTTCGCGCTCTGGAAGGCCGGCGGCGTCGATTCGGAGGCCGTCGCCGACCACCGCCACGCCGACCGACAGTACGACGTTGACACGCCCGACGGCGAGACGTGGGAGTCCCCGTGGGGCGTGGGGCGTCCCGGCTGGCACATCGAGTGCTCGGCGATGAGCATGACGCACCTCGACAGTTCCATCGACATCCACATGGGCGGTCGCGACCTCGTCTTCCCACACCACGAAAACGAGATTGCCCAGTCTGAGGCCGCGACGGGCGAGCAGTTCGCTCGCTACTGGCTCCACGCCGACCTGTTCCAGATGGACGACGAGAAGATGTCCTCCTCGCTGGGGAACTTCGTCCCGGTCACGGACGCGGTCCCGCGGTTCGGGGTCAACCCCCTCCGCGTGTTCTTCCTTTCGGCCTCGTACAACTCCACGCAGACCTACTCGGAGGCGGCCATCCACGAGGCCGAGGAACGCTGGGAGCGGCTCCAGAGCGCCTACCGACGGGCGAACGACGCCGCCGACTCGTCGGCGGCCCACACTACCGTCACCGACGACACCCTCCATGCGGGTGTCGAGGACGCCCGCGACTCGTTCACCGCCGCGATGAACGAGGACTTCAACACGCGGGAGGCGCTGACCGCGCTCTCCGCGCTCGCGTCGACCGTCAACACCCACCTCGACGACCACGACGCGTACGACTACCGCGGGCTGCGTCGGGCCATCGAGACGTTCGAGACGTTCGGCGAGGACGTGTTCGGTCTCGACTTCACCGGGACGAGCGAAGGAACGGCGACGCTCGCCGACGAACTCGTCTCGCTGGTGCTCGACGTGCGGGAGGACGAGCGCACCGCCGGCAACTACGAGCGCGCCGACCAGCTCCGCGATGAACTCGAAGCGCTCGGCATCGAGATCCAGGACACCGACGACGGGACGACCTACCGGCTGTAA
- a CDS encoding DUF6517 family protein has protein sequence MDTRRIMAVVAVAALVTMSGCGFLLGNEALEFNASPVAVSDSAQSDTGYEETRRTSQGVERSFQVAGQTRNVSVTNYLAEYGRTAETLFSDQQVARVTVLSSPKVQVLGESFNPLGELSDRQLAQRFQEQYGSLNDLQFQSNRTTSILGSERTVSKFTAQAQMNGGTSVDVNVHISKFEDGDDFIVAVAVHPQQIDEESNVDTMFGGIVHPAAEPSE, from the coding sequence ATGGATACACGACGCATTATGGCAGTCGTCGCGGTGGCCGCGCTCGTCACGATGAGCGGCTGTGGCTTTCTCCTCGGCAACGAGGCCTTGGAGTTCAACGCCAGCCCCGTCGCCGTGAGCGACAGCGCACAGAGTGACACCGGATACGAGGAGACCCGCCGCACGTCACAGGGGGTCGAACGCTCCTTCCAGGTCGCGGGCCAGACCCGGAACGTCTCGGTGACGAACTACCTCGCGGAGTACGGTCGCACGGCCGAGACCCTGTTTTCCGACCAGCAGGTCGCCCGCGTGACGGTGCTCTCCTCGCCGAAGGTGCAGGTGCTCGGCGAGTCGTTCAACCCGCTCGGTGAGCTGAGCGACCGACAGCTCGCCCAGCGGTTCCAAGAGCAGTACGGCTCGCTCAACGACCTCCAGTTCCAGTCGAACCGCACGACGAGCATCCTCGGAAGCGAGCGCACCGTCTCGAAGTTCACCGCACAGGCCCAGATGAACGGCGGCACGTCGGTCGACGTGAACGTCCACATCTCGAAGTTCGAGGACGGTGACGACTTCATCGTCGCCGTCGCGGTCCACCCACAACAGATCGACGAGGAGTCGAACGTCGACACAATGTTCGGCGGTATCGTCCACCCGGCAGCGGAACCGTCCGAGTAG